A DNA window from bacterium contains the following coding sequences:
- a CDS encoding YqzL family protein, whose product MEISWTPESFWRVFEATGSIWAYLVYRQLVRRRQQWVVPILN is encoded by the coding sequence GTGGAGATTTCCTGGACGCCGGAGTCGTTCTGGCGGGTGTTCGAGGCCACCGGATCGATCTGGGCATACCTCGTGTACCGCCAACTTGTGCGGCGACGGCAGCAGTGGGTGGTGCCGATACTGAACTAG